One Nitrospiria bacterium genomic region harbors:
- the tuf gene encoding elongation factor Tu (EF-Tu; promotes GTP-dependent binding of aminoacyl-tRNA to the A-site of ribosomes during protein biosynthesis; when the tRNA anticodon matches the mRNA codon, GTP hydrolysis results; the inactive EF-Tu-GDP leaves the ribosome and release of GDP is promoted by elongation factor Ts; many prokaryotes have two copies of the gene encoding EF-Tu), producing the protein HTPFFNGYRPQFYFRTTDVTGVAKLAEGVEMVMPGDNVSLEVELITPIAMAKELRFAIREGGRTVGAGVITEVLD; encoded by the coding sequence GCACACACCGTTTTTCAATGGGTATCGACCGCAGTTTTATTTTCGAACGACAGATGTGACGGGGGTGGCGAAGTTAGCGGAGGGAGTGGAGATGGTGATGCCGGGGGATAATGTGAGTTTGGAGGTAGAGTTGATTACTCCTATCGCGATGGCAAAGGAATTGCGATTTGCGATACGGGAAGGTGGAAGAACCGTGGGGGCAGGAGTTATTACCGAGGTCCTGGATTAG